In Nicotiana tabacum cultivar K326 chromosome 19, ASM71507v2, whole genome shotgun sequence, one DNA window encodes the following:
- the LOC107779282 gene encoding uncharacterized protein LOC107779282 isoform X1 has protein sequence MEEGGLAATSGFLQEKQDSDQSVSEEEDMDDDKWLANDNSLSGPSGNKGGIGVLSQLELLTDVKRLHHSAHTLNSHQLQRQTGFCKEGDVEVPSFKSQGGDFINKNDHWMALSCCLDDGFSHVSRTTPASNSEEEIISDDEMRPFADGNLRRDGKSTLPKVSAECKSGVFLNKDAGSSSSYSASSKLNRSSKGSRGKSKPKFLFQSRPLTKDFALVVHDTCETSTPLSVLPLNVELDMQRNNIESLDDLLEDFGGKEIQQFEEDFGGNDIQQFEEDFGGNEIQQFQKHLVPSEVAVVHDPNEHSMAEFLDHFQHTSSRPQGNSRMQLQTKRQGSRILQKRNLLLLGDRNMSNGDQPEALDSDPSTDEDEIPQILKPAIPQRTMADQFHLALGAVSTNERLSIARPRQFGLSGKLQQLIQCEKDRDTYFLEKSQTHDASSGAKNFIDVRILSSSLEAKLTVCFCALHGDEEVLGLTIGSECLSNPQKRKGTGGRKLTIIFNSRICKDIELEIGNFIRIHQPWKEVHVNEKDEAIILCAYFSQI, from the exons GAAAAGCAAGATTCTGACCAGAGTGTTTCCG AAGAGGAGGATATGGATGATGACAAATGGCTGGCAAATGACAATTCTCTTAGTGGACCCTCAGGAAACAAG GGAGGTATAGGAGTCCTTTCCCAGCTTGAACTACTAACAG ATGTCAAAAGACTTCATCACTCAGCCCACACATTGAATTCTCATCAGCTG CAGAGGCAAACAGGCTTCTGCAAAGAAGGTGACGTTGAAGTTCCTTCTTTTAAGAGTCAGGGTGGTGACTTCATCAACAAAAACGATCACTGGATGGCATTGTCCTGCTGCTTAGATGACGGATTTAGTCACGTTTCTAGAACGACACCCGCTTCTAATTCAGAAGAGGAAATTATATCTGATGATGAG ATGAGGCCTTTTGCTGACGGAAATTTAAGAAGAGATGGTAAAAGCACATTGCCTAAAGTAAGTGCAGAATGCAAATCAGGAGTTTTCTTGAATAAAGATGCTGGTTCTTCATCGTCGTACAGTGCCTCATCAAAGTTGAACAGATCATCTAAAG GAAGCCGGGGCAAATCTAAGCCCAAATTTTTGTTCCAATCCCGGCCGCTGACGAAGGATTTTGCTTTGGTTGTCCATGATACTTGTGAAACCAGCACACCATTATCTGTTCTTCCCCTAAATGTAGAATTAGACATGCAAAGAAATAATATAGAGTCACTGGATGACTTATTGGAGGATTTTGGTGGAAAAGAAATACAGCAGTTCGAGGAGGATTTTGGTGGAAATGACATACAGCAGTTCGAGGAGGATTTTGGCGGAAATGAAATACAACAGTTCCAGAAGCATTTGGTGCCATCTGAAGTAGCAGTTGTACATGATCCAAATGAGCATTCAATGGCCGAGTTTCTGGATCACTTTCAGCATACAAGTTCCCGACCACAAGGCAATTCTAGAATG CAGCTGCAAACAAAAAGACAAGGATCACGGATCTTACAGAAGAGAAACTTATTGCTGCTCGGTGACAGAAACATGAGCAATGGCGACCAACCTGAGGCACTAGATAGTGACCCATCTACTGACGAGGAT gAAATTCCCCAGATTCTGAAGCCTGCTATACCTCAGAGGACCATGGCTGACCAATTTCATCTAGCATTAGGAGCTGTATCTACGAATGAGAGGCTATCTATTGCAAGGCCTAGGCAATTTGG ATTATCTGGAAAGTTGCAGCAGCTAATACAATGTGAAAAGGACAGAGATACATATTTCTTGGAGAAGTCACAAACACATGATGCTTCAAGTG GTGCAAAAAACTTCATTGATGTGAGAATTTTGTCAAGTTCTTTGGAGGCCAAGCTGACTGTTTGTTTTTGTGCTTTACATGGAGATGAAGAGGTACTTGGACTAACTATT GGTTCTGAATGCCTGAGCAATCCTCAAAAAAGAAAGGGTACTGGAGGAAGGAAGTTAACTATCATTTTTAACTCAAGAATCTGTAAAGATATCGAGCTGGAAATAGGGAATTTTATCCGCATACATCAGCCTTG GAAAGAGGTACACGTGAATGAGAAAGATGAGGCCATCATTTTATGTGCATATTTCTCTCAGATTTAG
- the LOC107779282 gene encoding uncharacterized protein LOC107779282 isoform X6 has product MEEGGLAATSGFLQEKQDSDQSVSEEEDMDDDKWLANDNSLSGPSGNKGGIGVLSQLELLTDVKRLHHSAHTLNSHQLQRQTGFCKEGDVEVPSFKSQGGDFINKNDHWMALSCCLDDGFSHVSRTTPASNSEEEIISDDEMRPFADGNLRRDGKSTLPKVSAECKSGVFLNKDAGSSSSYSASSKLNRSSKGSRGKSKPKFLFQSRPLTKDFALVVHDTCETSTPLSVLPLNVELDMQRNNIESLDDLLEDFGGKEIQQFEEDFGGNDIQQFEEDFGGNEIQQFQKHLVPSEVAVVHDPNEHSMAEFLDHFQHTSSRPQGNSRMQLQTKRQGSRILQKRNLLLLGDRNMSNGDQPEALDSDPSTDEDEIPQILKPAIPQRTMADQFHLALGAVSTNERLSIARPRQFGLSGKLQQLIQCEKDRDTYFLEKSQTHDASSGAKNFIDVRILSSSLEAKLTVCFCALHGDEEGSECLSNPQKRKGTGGRKLTIIFNSRICKDIELEIGNFIRIHQPWKEVHVNEKDEAIILCAYFSQI; this is encoded by the exons GAAAAGCAAGATTCTGACCAGAGTGTTTCCG AAGAGGAGGATATGGATGATGACAAATGGCTGGCAAATGACAATTCTCTTAGTGGACCCTCAGGAAACAAG GGAGGTATAGGAGTCCTTTCCCAGCTTGAACTACTAACAG ATGTCAAAAGACTTCATCACTCAGCCCACACATTGAATTCTCATCAGCTG CAGAGGCAAACAGGCTTCTGCAAAGAAGGTGACGTTGAAGTTCCTTCTTTTAAGAGTCAGGGTGGTGACTTCATCAACAAAAACGATCACTGGATGGCATTGTCCTGCTGCTTAGATGACGGATTTAGTCACGTTTCTAGAACGACACCCGCTTCTAATTCAGAAGAGGAAATTATATCTGATGATGAG ATGAGGCCTTTTGCTGACGGAAATTTAAGAAGAGATGGTAAAAGCACATTGCCTAAAGTAAGTGCAGAATGCAAATCAGGAGTTTTCTTGAATAAAGATGCTGGTTCTTCATCGTCGTACAGTGCCTCATCAAAGTTGAACAGATCATCTAAAG GAAGCCGGGGCAAATCTAAGCCCAAATTTTTGTTCCAATCCCGGCCGCTGACGAAGGATTTTGCTTTGGTTGTCCATGATACTTGTGAAACCAGCACACCATTATCTGTTCTTCCCCTAAATGTAGAATTAGACATGCAAAGAAATAATATAGAGTCACTGGATGACTTATTGGAGGATTTTGGTGGAAAAGAAATACAGCAGTTCGAGGAGGATTTTGGTGGAAATGACATACAGCAGTTCGAGGAGGATTTTGGCGGAAATGAAATACAACAGTTCCAGAAGCATTTGGTGCCATCTGAAGTAGCAGTTGTACATGATCCAAATGAGCATTCAATGGCCGAGTTTCTGGATCACTTTCAGCATACAAGTTCCCGACCACAAGGCAATTCTAGAATG CAGCTGCAAACAAAAAGACAAGGATCACGGATCTTACAGAAGAGAAACTTATTGCTGCTCGGTGACAGAAACATGAGCAATGGCGACCAACCTGAGGCACTAGATAGTGACCCATCTACTGACGAGGAT gAAATTCCCCAGATTCTGAAGCCTGCTATACCTCAGAGGACCATGGCTGACCAATTTCATCTAGCATTAGGAGCTGTATCTACGAATGAGAGGCTATCTATTGCAAGGCCTAGGCAATTTGG ATTATCTGGAAAGTTGCAGCAGCTAATACAATGTGAAAAGGACAGAGATACATATTTCTTGGAGAAGTCACAAACACATGATGCTTCAAGTG GTGCAAAAAACTTCATTGATGTGAGAATTTTGTCAAGTTCTTTGGAGGCCAAGCTGACTGTTTGTTTTTGTGCTTTACATGGAGATGAAGAG GGTTCTGAATGCCTGAGCAATCCTCAAAAAAGAAAGGGTACTGGAGGAAGGAAGTTAACTATCATTTTTAACTCAAGAATCTGTAAAGATATCGAGCTGGAAATAGGGAATTTTATCCGCATACATCAGCCTTG GAAAGAGGTACACGTGAATGAGAAAGATGAGGCCATCATTTTATGTGCATATTTCTCTCAGATTTAG
- the LOC107779282 gene encoding uncharacterized protein LOC107779282 isoform X4: MEEGGLAATSGFLQEKQDSDQSVSEEEDMDDDKWLANDNSLSGPSGNKGGIGVLSQLELLTDVKRLHHSAHTLNSHQLQRQTGFCKEGDVEVPSFKSQGGDFINKNDHWMALSCCLDDGFSHVSRTTPASNSEEEIISDDEMRPFADGNLRRDGKSTLPKVSAECKSGVFLNKDAGSSSSYSASSKLNRSSKGSRGKSKPKFLFQSRPLTKDFALVVHDTCETSTPLSVLPLNVELDMQRNNIESLDDLLEDFGGKEIQQFEEDFGGNDIQQFEEDFGGNEIQQFQKHLVPSEVAVVHDPNEHSMAEFLDHFQHTSSRPQGNSRMQLQTKRQGSRILQKRNLLLLGDRNMSNGDQPEALDSDPSTDEDEIPQILKPAIPQRTMADQFHLALGAVSTNERLSIARPRQFGLSGKLQQLIQCEKDRDTYFLEKSQTHDASSAKNFIDVRILSSSLEAKLTVCFCALHGDEEVLGLTIGSECLSNPQKRKGTGGRKLTIIFNSRICKDIELEIGNFIRIHQPWKEVHVNEKDEAIILCAYFSQI; encoded by the exons GAAAAGCAAGATTCTGACCAGAGTGTTTCCG AAGAGGAGGATATGGATGATGACAAATGGCTGGCAAATGACAATTCTCTTAGTGGACCCTCAGGAAACAAG GGAGGTATAGGAGTCCTTTCCCAGCTTGAACTACTAACAG ATGTCAAAAGACTTCATCACTCAGCCCACACATTGAATTCTCATCAGCTG CAGAGGCAAACAGGCTTCTGCAAAGAAGGTGACGTTGAAGTTCCTTCTTTTAAGAGTCAGGGTGGTGACTTCATCAACAAAAACGATCACTGGATGGCATTGTCCTGCTGCTTAGATGACGGATTTAGTCACGTTTCTAGAACGACACCCGCTTCTAATTCAGAAGAGGAAATTATATCTGATGATGAG ATGAGGCCTTTTGCTGACGGAAATTTAAGAAGAGATGGTAAAAGCACATTGCCTAAAGTAAGTGCAGAATGCAAATCAGGAGTTTTCTTGAATAAAGATGCTGGTTCTTCATCGTCGTACAGTGCCTCATCAAAGTTGAACAGATCATCTAAAG GAAGCCGGGGCAAATCTAAGCCCAAATTTTTGTTCCAATCCCGGCCGCTGACGAAGGATTTTGCTTTGGTTGTCCATGATACTTGTGAAACCAGCACACCATTATCTGTTCTTCCCCTAAATGTAGAATTAGACATGCAAAGAAATAATATAGAGTCACTGGATGACTTATTGGAGGATTTTGGTGGAAAAGAAATACAGCAGTTCGAGGAGGATTTTGGTGGAAATGACATACAGCAGTTCGAGGAGGATTTTGGCGGAAATGAAATACAACAGTTCCAGAAGCATTTGGTGCCATCTGAAGTAGCAGTTGTACATGATCCAAATGAGCATTCAATGGCCGAGTTTCTGGATCACTTTCAGCATACAAGTTCCCGACCACAAGGCAATTCTAGAATG CAGCTGCAAACAAAAAGACAAGGATCACGGATCTTACAGAAGAGAAACTTATTGCTGCTCGGTGACAGAAACATGAGCAATGGCGACCAACCTGAGGCACTAGATAGTGACCCATCTACTGACGAGGAT gAAATTCCCCAGATTCTGAAGCCTGCTATACCTCAGAGGACCATGGCTGACCAATTTCATCTAGCATTAGGAGCTGTATCTACGAATGAGAGGCTATCTATTGCAAGGCCTAGGCAATTTGG ATTATCTGGAAAGTTGCAGCAGCTAATACAATGTGAAAAGGACAGAGATACATATTTCTTGGAGAAGTCACAAACACATGATGCTTCAA GTGCAAAAAACTTCATTGATGTGAGAATTTTGTCAAGTTCTTTGGAGGCCAAGCTGACTGTTTGTTTTTGTGCTTTACATGGAGATGAAGAGGTACTTGGACTAACTATT GGTTCTGAATGCCTGAGCAATCCTCAAAAAAGAAAGGGTACTGGAGGAAGGAAGTTAACTATCATTTTTAACTCAAGAATCTGTAAAGATATCGAGCTGGAAATAGGGAATTTTATCCGCATACATCAGCCTTG GAAAGAGGTACACGTGAATGAGAAAGATGAGGCCATCATTTTATGTGCATATTTCTCTCAGATTTAG
- the LOC107779282 gene encoding uncharacterized protein LOC107779282 isoform X5 — MEEGGLAATSGFLQEKQDSDQSVSEEEDMDDDKWLANDNSLSGPSGNKGGIGVLSQLELLTDVKRLHHSAHTLNSHQLRQTGFCKEGDVEVPSFKSQGGDFINKNDHWMALSCCLDDGFSHVSRTTPASNSEEEIISDDEMRPFADGNLRRDGKSTLPKVSAECKSGVFLNKDAGSSSSYSASSKLNRSSKGSRGKSKPKFLFQSRPLTKDFALVVHDTCETSTPLSVLPLNVELDMQRNNIESLDDLLEDFGGKEIQQFEEDFGGNDIQQFEEDFGGNEIQQFQKHLVPSEVAVVHDPNEHSMAEFLDHFQHTSSRPQGNSRMLQTKRQGSRILQKRNLLLLGDRNMSNGDQPEALDSDPSTDEDEIPQILKPAIPQRTMADQFHLALGAVSTNERLSIARPRQFGLSGKLQQLIQCEKDRDTYFLEKSQTHDASSGAKNFIDVRILSSSLEAKLTVCFCALHGDEEVLGLTIGSECLSNPQKRKGTGGRKLTIIFNSRICKDIELEIGNFIRIHQPWKEVHVNEKDEAIILCAYFSQI, encoded by the exons GAAAAGCAAGATTCTGACCAGAGTGTTTCCG AAGAGGAGGATATGGATGATGACAAATGGCTGGCAAATGACAATTCTCTTAGTGGACCCTCAGGAAACAAG GGAGGTATAGGAGTCCTTTCCCAGCTTGAACTACTAACAG ATGTCAAAAGACTTCATCACTCAGCCCACACATTGAATTCTCATCAGCTG AGGCAAACAGGCTTCTGCAAAGAAGGTGACGTTGAAGTTCCTTCTTTTAAGAGTCAGGGTGGTGACTTCATCAACAAAAACGATCACTGGATGGCATTGTCCTGCTGCTTAGATGACGGATTTAGTCACGTTTCTAGAACGACACCCGCTTCTAATTCAGAAGAGGAAATTATATCTGATGATGAG ATGAGGCCTTTTGCTGACGGAAATTTAAGAAGAGATGGTAAAAGCACATTGCCTAAAGTAAGTGCAGAATGCAAATCAGGAGTTTTCTTGAATAAAGATGCTGGTTCTTCATCGTCGTACAGTGCCTCATCAAAGTTGAACAGATCATCTAAAG GAAGCCGGGGCAAATCTAAGCCCAAATTTTTGTTCCAATCCCGGCCGCTGACGAAGGATTTTGCTTTGGTTGTCCATGATACTTGTGAAACCAGCACACCATTATCTGTTCTTCCCCTAAATGTAGAATTAGACATGCAAAGAAATAATATAGAGTCACTGGATGACTTATTGGAGGATTTTGGTGGAAAAGAAATACAGCAGTTCGAGGAGGATTTTGGTGGAAATGACATACAGCAGTTCGAGGAGGATTTTGGCGGAAATGAAATACAACAGTTCCAGAAGCATTTGGTGCCATCTGAAGTAGCAGTTGTACATGATCCAAATGAGCATTCAATGGCCGAGTTTCTGGATCACTTTCAGCATACAAGTTCCCGACCACAAGGCAATTCTAGAATG CTGCAAACAAAAAGACAAGGATCACGGATCTTACAGAAGAGAAACTTATTGCTGCTCGGTGACAGAAACATGAGCAATGGCGACCAACCTGAGGCACTAGATAGTGACCCATCTACTGACGAGGAT gAAATTCCCCAGATTCTGAAGCCTGCTATACCTCAGAGGACCATGGCTGACCAATTTCATCTAGCATTAGGAGCTGTATCTACGAATGAGAGGCTATCTATTGCAAGGCCTAGGCAATTTGG ATTATCTGGAAAGTTGCAGCAGCTAATACAATGTGAAAAGGACAGAGATACATATTTCTTGGAGAAGTCACAAACACATGATGCTTCAAGTG GTGCAAAAAACTTCATTGATGTGAGAATTTTGTCAAGTTCTTTGGAGGCCAAGCTGACTGTTTGTTTTTGTGCTTTACATGGAGATGAAGAGGTACTTGGACTAACTATT GGTTCTGAATGCCTGAGCAATCCTCAAAAAAGAAAGGGTACTGGAGGAAGGAAGTTAACTATCATTTTTAACTCAAGAATCTGTAAAGATATCGAGCTGGAAATAGGGAATTTTATCCGCATACATCAGCCTTG GAAAGAGGTACACGTGAATGAGAAAGATGAGGCCATCATTTTATGTGCATATTTCTCTCAGATTTAG
- the LOC107779282 gene encoding uncharacterized protein LOC107779282 isoform X9: protein MEEGGLAATSGFLQEKQDSDQSVSEEEDMDDDKWLANDNSLSGPSGNKGGIGVLSQLELLTDVKRLHHSAHTLNSHQLRQTGFCKEGDVEVPSFKSQGGDFINKNDHWMALSCCLDDGFSHVSRTTPASNSEEEIISDDEMRPFADGNLRRDGKSTLPKVSAECKSGVFLNKDAGSSSSYSASSKLNRSSKGSRGKSKPKFLFQSRPLTKDFALVVHDTCETSTPLSVLPLNVELDMQRNNIESLDDLLEDFGGKEIQQFEEDFGGNDIQQFEEDFGGNEIQQFQKHLVPSEVAVVHDPNEHSMAEFLDHFQHTSSRPQGNSRMLQTKRQGSRILQKRNLLLLGDRNMSNGDQPEALDSDPSTDEDEIPQILKPAIPQRTMADQFHLALGAVSTNERLSIARPRQFGLSGKLQQLIQCEKDRDTYFLEKSQTHDASSGAKNFIDVRILSSSLEAKLTVCFCALHGDEEGSECLSNPQKRKGTGGRKLTIIFNSRICKDIELEIGNFIRIHQPWKEVHVNEKDEAIILCAYFSQI from the exons GAAAAGCAAGATTCTGACCAGAGTGTTTCCG AAGAGGAGGATATGGATGATGACAAATGGCTGGCAAATGACAATTCTCTTAGTGGACCCTCAGGAAACAAG GGAGGTATAGGAGTCCTTTCCCAGCTTGAACTACTAACAG ATGTCAAAAGACTTCATCACTCAGCCCACACATTGAATTCTCATCAGCTG AGGCAAACAGGCTTCTGCAAAGAAGGTGACGTTGAAGTTCCTTCTTTTAAGAGTCAGGGTGGTGACTTCATCAACAAAAACGATCACTGGATGGCATTGTCCTGCTGCTTAGATGACGGATTTAGTCACGTTTCTAGAACGACACCCGCTTCTAATTCAGAAGAGGAAATTATATCTGATGATGAG ATGAGGCCTTTTGCTGACGGAAATTTAAGAAGAGATGGTAAAAGCACATTGCCTAAAGTAAGTGCAGAATGCAAATCAGGAGTTTTCTTGAATAAAGATGCTGGTTCTTCATCGTCGTACAGTGCCTCATCAAAGTTGAACAGATCATCTAAAG GAAGCCGGGGCAAATCTAAGCCCAAATTTTTGTTCCAATCCCGGCCGCTGACGAAGGATTTTGCTTTGGTTGTCCATGATACTTGTGAAACCAGCACACCATTATCTGTTCTTCCCCTAAATGTAGAATTAGACATGCAAAGAAATAATATAGAGTCACTGGATGACTTATTGGAGGATTTTGGTGGAAAAGAAATACAGCAGTTCGAGGAGGATTTTGGTGGAAATGACATACAGCAGTTCGAGGAGGATTTTGGCGGAAATGAAATACAACAGTTCCAGAAGCATTTGGTGCCATCTGAAGTAGCAGTTGTACATGATCCAAATGAGCATTCAATGGCCGAGTTTCTGGATCACTTTCAGCATACAAGTTCCCGACCACAAGGCAATTCTAGAATG CTGCAAACAAAAAGACAAGGATCACGGATCTTACAGAAGAGAAACTTATTGCTGCTCGGTGACAGAAACATGAGCAATGGCGACCAACCTGAGGCACTAGATAGTGACCCATCTACTGACGAGGAT gAAATTCCCCAGATTCTGAAGCCTGCTATACCTCAGAGGACCATGGCTGACCAATTTCATCTAGCATTAGGAGCTGTATCTACGAATGAGAGGCTATCTATTGCAAGGCCTAGGCAATTTGG ATTATCTGGAAAGTTGCAGCAGCTAATACAATGTGAAAAGGACAGAGATACATATTTCTTGGAGAAGTCACAAACACATGATGCTTCAAGTG GTGCAAAAAACTTCATTGATGTGAGAATTTTGTCAAGTTCTTTGGAGGCCAAGCTGACTGTTTGTTTTTGTGCTTTACATGGAGATGAAGAG GGTTCTGAATGCCTGAGCAATCCTCAAAAAAGAAAGGGTACTGGAGGAAGGAAGTTAACTATCATTTTTAACTCAAGAATCTGTAAAGATATCGAGCTGGAAATAGGGAATTTTATCCGCATACATCAGCCTTG GAAAGAGGTACACGTGAATGAGAAAGATGAGGCCATCATTTTATGTGCATATTTCTCTCAGATTTAG
- the LOC107779282 gene encoding uncharacterized protein LOC107779282 isoform X3 produces MEEGGLAATSGFLQEKQDSDQSVSEEEDMDDDKWLANDNSLSGPSGNKGGIGVLSQLELLTDVKRLHHSAHTLNSHQLRQTGFCKEGDVEVPSFKSQGGDFINKNDHWMALSCCLDDGFSHVSRTTPASNSEEEIISDDEMRPFADGNLRRDGKSTLPKVSAECKSGVFLNKDAGSSSSYSASSKLNRSSKGSRGKSKPKFLFQSRPLTKDFALVVHDTCETSTPLSVLPLNVELDMQRNNIESLDDLLEDFGGKEIQQFEEDFGGNDIQQFEEDFGGNEIQQFQKHLVPSEVAVVHDPNEHSMAEFLDHFQHTSSRPQGNSRMQLQTKRQGSRILQKRNLLLLGDRNMSNGDQPEALDSDPSTDEDEIPQILKPAIPQRTMADQFHLALGAVSTNERLSIARPRQFGLSGKLQQLIQCEKDRDTYFLEKSQTHDASSGAKNFIDVRILSSSLEAKLTVCFCALHGDEEVLGLTIGSECLSNPQKRKGTGGRKLTIIFNSRICKDIELEIGNFIRIHQPWKEVHVNEKDEAIILCAYFSQI; encoded by the exons GAAAAGCAAGATTCTGACCAGAGTGTTTCCG AAGAGGAGGATATGGATGATGACAAATGGCTGGCAAATGACAATTCTCTTAGTGGACCCTCAGGAAACAAG GGAGGTATAGGAGTCCTTTCCCAGCTTGAACTACTAACAG ATGTCAAAAGACTTCATCACTCAGCCCACACATTGAATTCTCATCAGCTG AGGCAAACAGGCTTCTGCAAAGAAGGTGACGTTGAAGTTCCTTCTTTTAAGAGTCAGGGTGGTGACTTCATCAACAAAAACGATCACTGGATGGCATTGTCCTGCTGCTTAGATGACGGATTTAGTCACGTTTCTAGAACGACACCCGCTTCTAATTCAGAAGAGGAAATTATATCTGATGATGAG ATGAGGCCTTTTGCTGACGGAAATTTAAGAAGAGATGGTAAAAGCACATTGCCTAAAGTAAGTGCAGAATGCAAATCAGGAGTTTTCTTGAATAAAGATGCTGGTTCTTCATCGTCGTACAGTGCCTCATCAAAGTTGAACAGATCATCTAAAG GAAGCCGGGGCAAATCTAAGCCCAAATTTTTGTTCCAATCCCGGCCGCTGACGAAGGATTTTGCTTTGGTTGTCCATGATACTTGTGAAACCAGCACACCATTATCTGTTCTTCCCCTAAATGTAGAATTAGACATGCAAAGAAATAATATAGAGTCACTGGATGACTTATTGGAGGATTTTGGTGGAAAAGAAATACAGCAGTTCGAGGAGGATTTTGGTGGAAATGACATACAGCAGTTCGAGGAGGATTTTGGCGGAAATGAAATACAACAGTTCCAGAAGCATTTGGTGCCATCTGAAGTAGCAGTTGTACATGATCCAAATGAGCATTCAATGGCCGAGTTTCTGGATCACTTTCAGCATACAAGTTCCCGACCACAAGGCAATTCTAGAATG CAGCTGCAAACAAAAAGACAAGGATCACGGATCTTACAGAAGAGAAACTTATTGCTGCTCGGTGACAGAAACATGAGCAATGGCGACCAACCTGAGGCACTAGATAGTGACCCATCTACTGACGAGGAT gAAATTCCCCAGATTCTGAAGCCTGCTATACCTCAGAGGACCATGGCTGACCAATTTCATCTAGCATTAGGAGCTGTATCTACGAATGAGAGGCTATCTATTGCAAGGCCTAGGCAATTTGG ATTATCTGGAAAGTTGCAGCAGCTAATACAATGTGAAAAGGACAGAGATACATATTTCTTGGAGAAGTCACAAACACATGATGCTTCAAGTG GTGCAAAAAACTTCATTGATGTGAGAATTTTGTCAAGTTCTTTGGAGGCCAAGCTGACTGTTTGTTTTTGTGCTTTACATGGAGATGAAGAGGTACTTGGACTAACTATT GGTTCTGAATGCCTGAGCAATCCTCAAAAAAGAAAGGGTACTGGAGGAAGGAAGTTAACTATCATTTTTAACTCAAGAATCTGTAAAGATATCGAGCTGGAAATAGGGAATTTTATCCGCATACATCAGCCTTG GAAAGAGGTACACGTGAATGAGAAAGATGAGGCCATCATTTTATGTGCATATTTCTCTCAGATTTAG